Proteins from one Chanodichthys erythropterus isolate Z2021 chromosome 15, ASM2448905v1, whole genome shotgun sequence genomic window:
- the dazl gene encoding deleted in azoospermia-like has protein sequence MYQGVKLPLCLICGLYSQDIQKHRQGFPSSLKLSNGYILPEGKMTPNTLFVGGIDMKVDENEIREFFAKYGSVKEVKIITYRGGICKGYGFVYFSEDVDIQTIVDQPISFKGKKLKLGPAIMKERNSRSVSSPMIGPTQWVSPTPYVYCSCCPPGMAPPSPVFSGGNQYMQPYSYSSPPGFMVPTVPMNYAQTTYAYQYPLPQWCGEQRTRLVNQNYVDCGVQTLLTLL, from the exons ATGTATCAGGGCGTTAAGCTACCCCTGTGCCTTATATGTGGGCTATATTCACAG GATATCCAGAAGCACCGTCAGGGCTTCCCGTCCTCTCTGAAGTTGTCTAACGGTTATATTTTACCCGAGGGCAAGATGACGCCCAACACACTGTTTGTCGGCGGCATTGACATGAAG GTGGACGAGAACGAGATCAGAGAATTCTTTGCCAAGTACGGGTCTGTGAAAGAAGTGAAAATCATCACTTATCGAGGAGGAATATGCAAAGG GTATGGTTTCGTTTATTTCAGCGAGGACGTTGATATCCAAACTATCGTTGAT cAGCCGATCAGTTTTAAAGGGAAAAAACTCAAACTGGGACCTGCCATCATGAAAGAGCGAAATTCTC GTTCAGTGTCGTCTCCAATGATTGGTCCAACACAGTGGGTCAGCCCCACCCCATATGTGTATTGCAGCTGCTGTCCCCCAGGCATGGCCCCACCCTCACCTGTCTTCAGTGGAGGGAATCAATACATGCAG CCTTATTCTTACTCCAGTCCTCCAGGATTTATGGTCCCAACAGTGCCCATGAACTATGCACAGACCACGTATGCCTACCAG TATCCCCTGCCACAGTGGTGTGGAGAGCAGAGGACGAGGCTTGTCAATCAG AACTATGTGGATTGTGGCGTCCAGACTTTGCTAACCCTTCTGTAG